One part of the Candidatus Borreliella tachyglossi genome encodes these proteins:
- the mgtE gene encoding magnesium transporter: protein MIDIVLLKTLLEEKKYSEIKEELLKYDAFDISETLKKLNGSDLILLYRFLPKKVAVEAFSNFDQITKNKLANSFTNKEISEMIDELNLDDVIDLVEEVPANVVQRFLASSTEENREIINKFLSYSDDSAGSIVIIEYIELKEYFSVREALDYIRKVAKTKEDVYTYYITDEEKRLKGVVKIEDLMLSRDDVLISSIMKSSGFYIVKVSDGKEDVALLFQNHDISSVPVVDNEGRMIGIIIIDDILEVIQSLNTEDFHIMAAVTPLGKSYLDTSIFDMTKNRIIWLLILMISSTLTATIITNYQNLVLSLVILTSFIPLLMDTSGNAGSQASALIIRELALGTLKIKDFFRVLLKEVCVSVLVGTILASINFLRVILFVIPEHDERFRIAFVVSACLMIGLMVAKVLGGLLPIFAKILKLDPALMAGPLITTIADVITLIAYFNIAKLVLTNYF, encoded by the coding sequence ATGATAGATATTGTGCTTTTAAAAACCTTGCTTGAAGAGAAAAAATATTCTGAAATCAAGGAAGAGCTTTTAAAATACGATGCTTTTGATATTAGCGAAACTCTTAAAAAACTTAATGGATCTGATTTAATTTTGCTTTATAGGTTTCTTCCTAAAAAGGTTGCTGTTGAGGCTTTTTCTAACTTTGATCAGATTACGAAAAATAAATTGGCTAATTCTTTTACAAACAAAGAAATAAGTGAAATGATAGATGAACTGAATCTTGATGATGTTATTGATCTTGTTGAGGAAGTGCCAGCAAATGTTGTACAAAGGTTTTTAGCAAGTTCTACGGAGGAAAATAGAGAAATTATTAATAAATTCTTGTCCTACAGTGATGATTCTGCTGGTTCAATTGTAATAATAGAATATATTGAGCTTAAGGAGTATTTCTCTGTCCGAGAGGCTCTTGATTATATTAGAAAGGTGGCAAAAACTAAAGAGGATGTTTATACTTACTATATCACAGATGAAGAGAAGCGATTAAAAGGAGTTGTCAAAATTGAAGATTTGATGTTGTCTAGGGATGATGTTCTTATTTCTTCAATAATGAAGAGTAGCGGATTTTATATTGTTAAAGTTAGTGATGGGAAGGAAGATGTTGCGCTTTTATTTCAGAATCATGATATTTCAAGTGTGCCTGTTGTTGACAATGAGGGGAGAATGATAGGAATAATCATTATTGACGATATTCTTGAAGTTATTCAGAGTTTAAATACTGAAGATTTTCATATAATGGCTGCAGTTACTCCTTTAGGTAAATCTTATCTTGATACTTCTATTTTTGACATGACAAAAAATAGGATAATTTGGCTCTTGATTCTTATGATATCTTCTACTTTGACGGCCACTATAATTACAAATTATCAGAATTTGGTGTTATCTTTAGTCATTTTAACTAGCTTTATTCCACTTTTGATGGATACTTCAGGGAATGCAGGCTCTCAAGCATCTGCTTTGATAATTCGTGAACTTGCTCTTGGAACTCTTAAGATAAAGGATTTTTTTCGTGTACTACTTAAAGAAGTGTGTGTCAGTGTTTTAGTTGGGACAATTCTTGCTAGTATTAATTTTTTAAGAGTTATACTGTTTGTGATCCCTGAGCATGATGAGAGGTTTAGAATAGCTTTTGTTGTTTCTGCATGTTTGATGATAGGTTTAATGGTAGCAAAAGTATTGGGAGGATTGTTACCTATTTTTGCCAAGATTTTAAAACTAGATCCAGCCTTAATGGCGGGACCTTTAATTACTACTATTGCGGATGTTATTACCTTAATTGCTTATTTTAATATAGCAAAATTAGTATTAACTAATTATTTTTAA